One Sediminicola sp. YIK13 DNA segment encodes these proteins:
- a CDS encoding NAD(P)H-dependent oxidoreductase produces the protein MSTYIESLNWRYATKKFDATKKVSKEDLDSLLEATKLSASSFGLQPYQIFVVENAEIRSKLRPAAWDQSQITDASHLIVLANQNTFGAELVEEYVENVSATRGIPAEGLKGYADFMKSKLVPLSEDAKAVWTAKQTYIALGNLLSAAAINKIDACPMEGFDADQFNNILGLTEKGLNTSVLVAIGYRSEEDETQHYKKVRKSKENLITHI, from the coding sequence TGAGTACCTATATAGAAAGTTTAAATTGGCGTTATGCCACCAAAAAATTTGATGCTACTAAAAAAGTGTCGAAAGAAGATTTGGATTCCTTATTGGAAGCAACAAAATTGAGCGCTTCTTCTTTTGGCTTACAACCTTACCAAATATTTGTTGTAGAAAATGCTGAAATAAGGTCTAAATTAAGGCCTGCTGCATGGGACCAGTCACAAATCACGGATGCTTCCCATCTCATAGTTTTGGCCAATCAAAATACATTTGGGGCTGAGCTGGTAGAGGAATATGTGGAGAACGTAAGTGCAACACGAGGAATCCCTGCAGAAGGATTGAAGGGATACGCTGATTTTATGAAATCGAAATTGGTACCGCTTTCCGAAGATGCCAAGGCGGTTTGGACAGCGAAACAAACCTACATCGCCCTAGGCAACCTATTATCGGCAGCAGCGATCAACAAAATTGATGCCTGTCCCATGGAAGGTTTTGATGCAGACCAATTCAACAACATTTTAGGCTTAACCGAAAAGGGGTTGAACACATCCGTATTGGTAGCTATAGGATATCGTTCTGAGGAAGACGAAACACAGCATTACAAGAAAGTAAGAAAATCCAAAGAGAATTTAATTACACATATATAA